The window GAAGCAGCTGGTAGTGGTACGTACAATATTGGCACGGGAGTTGAAACCAGCGTAATTACCTTGATTGCAAAACTGCAAGGCCTCATGCAGGTCCCTGTTGCAGTTAAACATGAGGCTGCACGCGCCGGAGAAGTGCGGCGGAGCGCATTGTCGTACGACCGCATTAATAACACACTAGGCTGGTCGCCGCAAGTCACATTAGATAAAGGACTTGCGGAAACCGTACGCTGGTTTAATTCACGCATTACACCCGCATTGTGACGAATAGATCGTACAAAATGATTGTTGATTGTTTTACATTGTGTAATGCTGACAGGCTGCCTGTTCTTTACTGCAATCGAAGAGAAAATTAGTAGTTAACAAACAGTTCGATTGCGTGTAAATTGGAAGTATTATGTATAGAGTTCAGATCCAAGATTTTGAAGGTCCGCTCGATTTGCTCCTGTTTTTTATCAGGCGAGATGAGTTGGATATTCATGATATCCCTATTTCTAAAATAGCGGATGAGTATCTGTCTTATGTACGTGTGCTCGAGCAGATCGACCTGGATAGCGTTGGGGACTTTATCTACATGTCCGCGCAGTTAATCAACATCAAGGCGCGTATGCTACTGCCCCGTCCTGAAATAGATGACGAGGGTGAGCCTATTGATCCAAGGCGTGAATTGGTGAACCGGCTGCTGAATTACATGAAGTACAAAGAGGCAGCAGAGTCACTCAATACGCGGTACGAAAAAAGAGGAGATTATTTCACCAGAAACTTCCCGGAGCAGGAAAAAGACGAAATTGTTGGCCGGCAGGGGGTTGAACTACAGGTTTCTGTATTTAGCCTGATCACAGCGCTGCAGCGCGTGCTTTCTGAAGTGCCAGAAACGCCGCCACTTTATCCTGTCTTTCGGAATCAGTATTCGGTGGAAACACAGCGTGAATATGTACTCGAACATCTCGCGATGAAAGAGCGCGTTTCATTTGCTAATTTGATACAGGGCCGACCCAAACATTTTGTCATTATTACGTTCCTTGTTCTTCTGGAAATGGCGCAGCAAAAACAGGTTCTTCTTATGGTGAACCCGGATGCTACCGACTTTTACCTGGAAAGAAAGATTGATTATTCAGATCTGCCAGGCGGGGTGACCGGCGTAGCTTAATCGACAATTATACTGCTGTTTGTATAACGATTTAGTTACATACACACCGGATCTCCTGTAGCGACATTGACCAAAGGTTGATGCTACAATAATGAAAAAGCGTACCCTCTGTATTGCTATAAATGATTACCTCTCTTGATAAAAAACAGTTTACTGGATAATAACCAGCACTAAGTATCCATACGCCCCTCTTAGCTCTTTTTGCAGTGTTTAAGCAAAGATGATTGCCTTCTTTGCGAGAAAAGGATGTTGTTATGGCCCGATACTTCGGAGGCTTCAGAGATCGATTAAAGAAGCGTTCCAAACATGTACCAATTACCATCAAAGACGTTGAGTGGGTAAAGGTAGCCACAACTTTTTCCTGGTCGCCGGCCAGACGAGACTACCAATGGTTGGAGCCAGAAGACTATCTGTCTTCGTTTCTAAGCAGCAGTACTGCCTCCTACGAGACAACCGACGATCTGCCCGATGAAGTGCATGGAGATGGCAGTATGGATGCAGCCATGGATATGCCTTTCTCTAGCGCTGCCTACGACGGCTCCGAAACTTTGATCGGCATCACTTCTGTTGATGACGAGCCACCCATTATTGAGGACGTCGTAGAAGAGGAAGAGAGCAAAATTGCTTATGTCCCGCCCTTCGATTTTGTCCCCGAGCCCGCGCCGACGTACCCGGAGGAGGGCGTGCTGAGGCCCAATATAGATGTGCCAGCAGAGCTACCTCTGCTCGATGAGTACAAACTCGAAATCGTTTCCGCTTTGCAGCGGCGGGGCATCAAAATAGATGTGAACAAGATCAAGCTGCCTGAAGACTTGATCGGCCAGTTGAACGCCTATCATGCCGGCCGCGTATCGATTGATTCGTATGAGTTGCGCGCACGGCTGCAAAAGTACAAAAGGCAGGTCATAGAATCTTACGAGCAGTTTAACGCTGTATCGGGCCCGATAAACCCCGAGCCCATACGAGCCGAAATTATCGAAATTGAAGATGTAAGCCCAGATGAGACCGAAATACCATCGGGTTTACAAAAGACAGGGGATGATGGTACCTACGAAGAGTTTATTCTTTCATCCTTAAATCGCCTGGAGGCGTCGATGAATGATCATGAAACTGCATTTGATATAGATGCAGATATGATCACACCAGAATCAAATGGTGCGCCGAACAATGATGTGTTTGATGAAGCAAATCAAACGATGGATTTTCGCGGCTCCATTCGGACAACACGCCACATAGAAACTCCACCGGATACCTCGGATATTCTGGCAGAAGGTCTTTCCGGGTTAGAAGGCAAAGGGGCACCACCGGAAGGTGATCTACCAAGCAGTTACGCTGATGACTCGTGGCTGGTCTTGCCAGTTGACAGCCGCAAAGCGGGGAAAGACCTTGAGAACCCCGATGACCTTGATGATCCGGCGGAGCAAACGTTGACCTTCTTGAAAGAGACGCCGGCTACGGCTGTGCCACCAGTGGCTGCAACGCCTCCGCTTGAACAGCCACCCGCATTGCCGGACGTTGAAGACGATGACGGACGAACCGACAGTTCAGAACTTTTAAAAGCACTGAATACAATCAATAGTCGCTTCCCTGATGCAACCATTGATGCAGATGCGCTTGAATTGAATACTGCAGACCTCTTGCCGGTCCCTGAAGACGACTTGATTACACCAACGCCATCTGCTGCGCCGATTATGCAGCCCGAAACGCCGGTAGAAATCGAACCAGAATTGCCGCAAGAAATTGCACAAGAAGCTCCGCCATCAGCTGTACCACCCGTACCTTCTGAGTCCCGTGTACATTCAGAAGAGCTTATTGGTCTGGAGCAAGAAATACCAGCAGTAGAGCAGCCAGAAGATGATACATCGTTGTCTGACCTGTTGTTACAATTGCGGCATGAAGGCGATCGTACGCAGCGCGATGAACATCAAGCAACCCAGGAGCCCGTAGAGCCGCCTGTTAGCGA is drawn from Bacteroidota bacterium and contains these coding sequences:
- a CDS encoding segregation/condensation protein A, producing the protein MYRVQIQDFEGPLDLLLFFIRRDELDIHDIPISKIADEYLSYVRVLEQIDLDSVGDFIYMSAQLINIKARMLLPRPEIDDEGEPIDPRRELVNRLLNYMKYKEAAESLNTRYEKRGDYFTRNFPEQEKDEIVGRQGVELQVSVFSLITALQRVLSEVPETPPLYPVFRNQYSVETQREYVLEHLAMKERVSFANLIQGRPKHFVIITFLVLLEMAQQKQVLLMVNPDATDFYLERKIDYSDLPGGVTGVA